In one Mycobacterium heckeshornense genomic region, the following are encoded:
- a CDS encoding alcohol dehydrogenase catalytic domain-containing protein has translation MRQLTFEEIGRYVWREVDSPEITGPEQALVRPVAVACCDLDVAVVQGRVPMPPGHAVGHEGLAEVVAIGHGVRTVDVGERVVVPFQISCGSCGPCRRGVTGSCASLPLMAMYGMAPIAGLDGGGFMSDLLLVPYADAMLIPAPKTVDPLAIASLSDNIPDGWRAVGPFAAELARLDAVERRVLVVGRGSIGLYAAAFASVLGAHVDYVDTDPTRLAVAEKLGATSHDRLMPDKSWNPYPVTVHTSAEPTLLAAALRATWPDGACTDTGAYFQRTVDLPLLSMYTRGVRFITGRVNARAVIPEVLELIDEGYDLSPVVERVVAWEEAPSVWPTMTGKTVFTRL, from the coding sequence ATGCGGCAGTTGACGTTCGAAGAGATCGGCCGGTACGTGTGGCGGGAGGTGGACTCACCCGAGATCACGGGCCCCGAACAGGCGCTGGTGCGGCCAGTGGCCGTAGCCTGCTGCGATCTCGACGTGGCGGTCGTGCAGGGGCGGGTGCCGATGCCGCCCGGACACGCGGTCGGTCACGAAGGACTCGCCGAGGTCGTCGCGATCGGTCACGGTGTGCGCACCGTCGACGTGGGCGAGCGGGTGGTGGTGCCGTTTCAGATCAGCTGCGGCAGCTGCGGGCCGTGCCGGCGCGGCGTGACGGGTTCGTGCGCTTCGCTGCCACTGATGGCGATGTATGGAATGGCTCCCATCGCTGGTCTGGACGGCGGCGGGTTCATGTCCGATCTGCTTCTCGTGCCCTATGCCGACGCCATGCTGATACCGGCTCCCAAAACCGTGGACCCGCTGGCCATCGCGTCCCTGTCGGACAACATTCCCGACGGTTGGCGTGCGGTCGGCCCTTTTGCTGCTGAGCTGGCCCGCCTCGATGCGGTGGAGCGACGCGTTCTCGTGGTGGGCCGGGGGTCGATCGGATTGTATGCGGCGGCATTCGCTTCCGTGCTGGGCGCGCACGTCGACTATGTGGATACCGACCCAACGCGGCTTGCCGTTGCGGAAAAACTCGGCGCCACATCGCACGATCGGCTGATGCCGGATAAGTCCTGGAATCCGTATCCGGTTACCGTGCACACCTCAGCCGAGCCGACGCTGCTGGCGGCTGCCCTGCGGGCGACTTGGCCGGACGGTGCCTGCACCGACACCGGAGCCTACTTCCAGCGCACAGTGGACTTGCCGTTGCTGTCGATGTACACCCGGGGTGTGCGGTTCATAACCGGCCGCGTCAACGCGCGAGCCGTTATTCCTGAGGTTCTCGAGCTGATCGACGAAGGATACGATTTGTCCCCGGTCGTTGAACGCGTCGTTGCCTGGGAGGAGGCGCCGTCGGTATGGCCGACGATGACCGGTAAGACCGTGTTTACCAGGCTGTAG
- the nadC gene encoding carboxylating nicotinate-nucleotide diphosphorylase, translating into MTAAALSGFDLAEARAVIRRALDEDLRYGPDVTTAATVPAQAVTTASLVTREPGVIAGVDVALLVLDDVLDGEYRVLDRVDDGARLEAGAPLLALEAPTRGLLTAERTMLNLLCHLSGIATATAAWVDAVRGTKARIRDTRKTLPGLRSLQKYAVRVGGGVNHRAGLGDAVLIKDNHVAAAGSVVAALRAVRAAAPDLPCEVEVDSLEQLDEVLPETPELVLLDNFALWQTQIAVQRRDARAPDTKLESSGGLSLDNAAQYAATGVDYLAVGALTHSARVLDIGLDM; encoded by the coding sequence ATGACCGCGGCGGCACTGTCGGGCTTCGACCTGGCCGAAGCGCGCGCCGTGATACGACGCGCCCTGGACGAGGATTTGCGCTACGGGCCGGATGTGACCACGGCGGCAACCGTGCCGGCCCAAGCGGTGACGACCGCGTCGCTGGTGACCAGAGAACCCGGCGTGATCGCCGGTGTGGACGTGGCGCTGTTGGTGCTCGACGACGTGCTCGACGGCGAATACCGGGTACTCGACCGCGTCGACGACGGCGCCCGGCTGGAGGCGGGCGCGCCACTGCTGGCGCTCGAGGCGCCGACCCGCGGGTTGTTGACTGCCGAGCGCACCATGCTGAACCTGCTTTGCCACCTCTCCGGGATCGCCACCGCGACGGCCGCCTGGGTCGACGCCGTTCGCGGCACCAAAGCGCGAATCCGCGATACCCGCAAGACGCTGCCCGGCCTGCGGTCGCTGCAGAAGTACGCGGTGCGCGTCGGTGGAGGGGTGAACCACCGAGCGGGCCTGGGCGATGCCGTGCTGATCAAGGACAACCACGTCGCAGCGGCGGGCTCGGTGGTGGCGGCGCTGCGCGCGGTGCGCGCAGCCGCACCCGATCTGCCGTGCGAAGTGGAGGTGGATTCGCTGGAGCAACTCGACGAGGTGCTGCCAGAAACGCCGGAGTTGGTGCTGCTGGACAATTTTGCGCTGTGGCAGACCCAGATCGCGGTGCAGCGTCGCGACGCCCGCGCTCCGGATACCAAACTCGAGTCCTCCGGGGGTCTGTCGCTGGACAACGCCGCGCAATACGCCGCCACCGGGGTCGACTACCTGGCGGTGGGCGCGCTCACCCACTCGGCGCGGGTGCTCGACATCGGCCTGGACATGTGA
- a CDS encoding TetR/AcrR family transcriptional regulator, whose translation MPRPDRSRAALIDTAATLFRRQGYAATGLSQILDEAGVKPGSLYHHFPRGKQQLAAAVVETAGTGIEQLLRRFLASDRSVADIVDRWIDLLIDGLAGDQRDGCPIEPIATESVNASPMVREASARAFRGWCAAIEERLVTEGWPIKDAESVAIAVISLIEGALILARTAGDTAALEAAKPAARLLLHNSYRVGHENH comes from the coding sequence ATGCCGAGACCCGATCGCAGCCGGGCCGCCCTGATCGACACCGCCGCCACCCTGTTCCGCCGCCAGGGCTATGCGGCGACCGGGCTCAGCCAGATCCTCGACGAAGCCGGCGTCAAGCCCGGCTCGCTGTATCACCACTTCCCACGAGGCAAGCAGCAGTTGGCCGCCGCGGTCGTCGAGACCGCAGGGACCGGTATCGAACAACTGCTGCGCCGATTTCTGGCCAGCGACCGCTCGGTGGCCGACATCGTCGATCGCTGGATCGACCTGCTTATCGACGGTCTCGCCGGCGACCAACGGGACGGCTGCCCAATCGAACCGATCGCCACCGAGTCAGTGAACGCGAGTCCCATGGTGCGCGAGGCCTCGGCGCGTGCGTTCAGGGGCTGGTGCGCGGCGATCGAAGAACGGCTGGTCACCGAAGGTTGGCCCATCAAAGACGCGGAAAGCGTTGCTATAGCGGTAATTTCGTTGATTGAGGGCGCTTTGATACTGGCCCGGACCGCTGGCGATACGGCTGCGCTTGAAGCCGCTAAACCGGCAGCCCGCCTGTTACTTCACAACAGTTATCGGGTAGGACACGAAAACCACTGA
- a CDS encoding NUDIX hydrolase: protein MAHGSTAHEVLAVVFQVRGPGSCNAGEKPQLNVLLWQRAREPQLGAWALPGGRLRNDEDLTTSVRRQLAEKVDLRELAHLEQLAVFSDPNRVPGDRVIASTFLGLVPSPATPELPPDTRWHPVTALPPMAFDHGPMVAHARTRLVAKMSYTNIGFALAPKEFALSTLRDIYSATLGYQVDATNLQRVLARRGVITQTGTIAQSGRSGGRPAALYRFTDSRLRVTDEFAALRPPG from the coding sequence ATGGCCCATGGTAGCACTGCGCACGAAGTGCTCGCCGTCGTGTTCCAGGTTCGCGGTCCGGGATCGTGCAACGCAGGCGAGAAGCCCCAGCTCAACGTGCTGCTGTGGCAGCGGGCGCGAGAGCCGCAACTGGGCGCATGGGCTTTGCCCGGCGGGCGGCTGCGAAACGACGAGGATCTGACCACCTCGGTGCGGCGTCAACTGGCCGAGAAGGTGGATCTGCGGGAGCTCGCCCATTTGGAGCAGCTGGCCGTGTTCTCCGATCCCAACCGGGTGCCGGGTGATCGCGTGATCGCGTCGACGTTTTTGGGTCTGGTGCCCTCGCCCGCTACCCCGGAGCTGCCGCCGGACACCCGCTGGCATCCGGTGACCGCGCTACCGCCGATGGCGTTCGACCACGGTCCGATGGTGGCCCACGCCCGGACCCGGCTGGTTGCCAAGATGTCGTACACGAATATTGGATTTGCCTTGGCGCCAAAGGAATTCGCGTTATCCACGCTGCGTGACATCTATAGTGCGACGCTGGGCTACCAGGTTGATGCGACCAATCTGCAGCGAGTGCTGGCCCGCCGCGGCGTCATCACCCAGACCGGCACCATCGCCCAGTCGGGCCGCAGCGGGGGCCGCCCGGCCGCGCTGTACCGCTTCACCGACTCGCGGTTGCGGGTCACCGACGAATTCGCCGCGCTGCGGCCGCCCGGCTAA
- the hisD gene encoding histidinol dehydrogenase produces the protein MMARIDLRGARLSAARLRAALPRGGADVDAVLATVRPIVEAVAERGAQAALDFGASFDGVRPAAVRVPVAELDTAVAGLDPDVRDALQVAIDRTRTVHAQQRRADVTTTLGPGATVTQRWVPVERVGLYVPGGNAVYPSSVVMNVVPAQVAGVDSLVVASPPQATHNGLPDPTILAAARLLGVDEVWSVGGAQAVALLAYGGTDTDGTDLMPVDMITGPGNAYVTAAKRLCRSRVGIDAEAGPTEIAILADHTADPAHVAADLISQAEHDVMAASVLVTPSLELADATEAELAGQLPTTAHRDRVAAALSGRQSAIILVDDLDAGINVVNTYAAEHLEIQTVDAAAVAARIRSAGAIFVGPYSPVSLGDYCAGSNHVLPTAGCARHASGLSVQTFLRGINVVDYTEAALKDVSGHVITLAQAEDLPAHGEAIRRRFER, from the coding sequence GTGATGGCCCGCATCGACCTGCGTGGCGCCCGGCTGTCGGCTGCCCGGCTGCGGGCAGCGTTGCCGCGCGGTGGCGCCGACGTCGATGCGGTGCTGGCGACGGTGCGCCCGATCGTCGAGGCGGTGGCGGAGCGGGGGGCGCAGGCGGCGCTGGACTTCGGCGCGTCGTTCGACGGGGTGCGGCCGGCGGCGGTGCGGGTGCCGGTTGCCGAGCTCGACACCGCAGTGGCAGGGCTGGACCCCGACGTACGGGACGCGCTGCAGGTGGCGATCGACCGGACCCGCACGGTCCATGCCCAGCAGCGCCGCGCCGACGTCACGACCACTCTCGGCCCCGGTGCCACGGTCACCCAGCGGTGGGTTCCCGTGGAGCGGGTGGGCCTGTATGTGCCCGGCGGCAACGCCGTATATCCCTCGAGCGTGGTGATGAACGTGGTGCCGGCGCAGGTCGCCGGCGTCGACTCGCTGGTTGTGGCCAGCCCACCGCAGGCCACGCACAACGGTCTGCCCGACCCGACGATCCTGGCCGCCGCCCGGCTGCTCGGTGTCGACGAAGTCTGGTCGGTCGGCGGGGCGCAGGCAGTGGCATTGCTGGCCTACGGCGGCACCGACACCGATGGCACCGACCTGATGCCGGTCGACATGATCACCGGGCCGGGCAACGCCTACGTCACCGCCGCCAAGCGGCTTTGCCGCTCCCGCGTGGGCATCGATGCGGAAGCCGGGCCGACCGAAATCGCCATCCTCGCCGACCACACCGCCGATCCCGCGCACGTGGCCGCCGATCTGATCAGCCAGGCCGAGCATGATGTGATGGCCGCCAGCGTGCTGGTCACCCCCAGCCTCGAACTGGCCGACGCCACCGAGGCGGAGCTGGCCGGCCAGCTGCCGACCACGGCGCACCGGGACAGGGTGGCTGCCGCACTCTCGGGTAGGCAGTCGGCGATCATCCTGGTCGACGACCTCGACGCCGGCATCAACGTGGTGAACACGTACGCAGCCGAGCATCTGGAGATACAGACCGTCGACGCCGCCGCGGTGGCGGCCCGGATCCGTTCGGCGGGAGCGATTTTCGTCGGCCCTTACTCGCCGGTGAGCCTGGGCGACTACTGCGCCGGCTCCAACCACGTGTTGCCGACCGCCGGCTGCGCCCGGCATGCCAGCGGGCTCTCGGTGCAGACCTTCCTGCGGGGCATCAATGTCGTCGACTACACCGAAGCGGCGCTCAAAGATGTGTCGGGGCACGTGATCACGCTGGCCCAGGCCGAAGACCTGCCCGCGCACGGGGAGGCGATAAGACGAAGGTTCGAGCGATGA
- the hisB gene encoding imidazoleglycerol-phosphate dehydratase HisB — translation MTTNRRARVERSTKECDIVVEVDLDGTGQVDVDTGIPFYDHMLTALGSHASLDLTVRAKGDVEIEAHHTIEDTAIVLGQALGQALGDKTGIRRFGDAFVPMDEALAHAAVDVSGRPYCVHTGEPDHLRHFTIAGNTVPYHTVVNRHVFETLAANARIALHVRILYGRDPHHITEAQYKAVARALRQAVEPDPRVSGAPSTKGSL, via the coding sequence ATGACTACCAATCGCCGCGCGCGTGTCGAACGCAGTACCAAGGAATGTGACATCGTCGTGGAAGTCGACCTCGACGGCACCGGGCAGGTCGACGTCGACACCGGGATCCCGTTCTACGACCACATGCTCACTGCGCTGGGCAGTCACGCCAGCCTCGATTTGACGGTGCGCGCCAAGGGTGACGTCGAGATCGAAGCGCACCACACCATCGAAGACACCGCGATCGTGCTCGGCCAGGCGCTCGGGCAGGCGCTCGGCGACAAGACAGGCATCCGCCGGTTCGGCGACGCCTTCGTCCCGATGGACGAGGCGCTGGCCCACGCCGCCGTCGACGTGTCCGGCCGGCCCTACTGTGTACACACCGGCGAGCCGGATCACTTGCGGCACTTCACGATCGCCGGCAACACGGTGCCGTATCACACCGTGGTCAATCGGCACGTCTTCGAGACGCTGGCGGCCAACGCCCGCATCGCGCTGCATGTGCGCATCCTCTACGGGCGCGACCCGCATCACATCACCGAGGCGCAGTACAAGGCCGTCGCACGCGCATTGCGCCAGGCCGTCGAACCTGATCCCCGGGTGTCCGGGGCGCCGTCGACCAAAGGCAGCCTGTGA
- a CDS encoding DUF2567 domain-containing protein — protein MSESCPGDAPRTSRRRAVAVVVAGLVAAGVVVAALWAWIAPPIHGVVALTHEGERVHDYLGNEADHFFVAAFLLLGLLTVVAVVGSVLAWEWRAHRGPAMVIALSVGMVGAAAAAAPLGALLVRLRYGAVDIAAAPVTPEHRVHYVTEAPPVFFGSGPLQIGCTLLLPAATTALVYALLVAAATRDDLGGYPAVESPQTPTAITVPPGGGSG, from the coding sequence ATGAGCGAGTCCTGTCCGGGCGACGCCCCGCGCACATCGCGTCGGCGGGCGGTCGCGGTCGTGGTGGCGGGCCTCGTCGCGGCGGGTGTCGTGGTCGCCGCGCTGTGGGCGTGGATCGCCCCGCCCATCCACGGGGTCGTGGCGCTCACCCACGAGGGTGAACGCGTCCACGATTACCTCGGCAACGAAGCCGACCACTTCTTCGTCGCCGCGTTTTTGCTGCTGGGGCTGTTGACGGTGGTGGCCGTGGTGGGTTCGGTGCTGGCGTGGGAATGGCGGGCCCACCGCGGGCCGGCGATGGTGATCGCGCTGTCGGTCGGCATGGTGGGCGCCGCGGCGGCCGCCGCCCCGCTGGGCGCGCTGCTGGTGCGGCTGCGCTACGGCGCCGTGGATATCGCCGCAGCGCCGGTGACGCCCGAGCACCGGGTGCACTACGTCACCGAGGCGCCGCCGGTGTTCTTCGGGTCCGGCCCGCTGCAGATCGGTTGCACGCTGCTTTTGCCGGCGGCCACGACGGCCCTGGTATACGCCCTGCTGGTCGCGGCGGCCACGCGTGACGACCTGGGCGGCTATCCGGCGGTGGAGTCGCCGCAGACCCCGACCGCGATCACCGTGCCGCCGGGCGGCGGGTCGGGGTAG
- a CDS encoding histidinol-phosphate transaminase, with amino-acid sequence MSDRPRLDQLPLRDDLRCKTPYGAPQLAVPVRLNTNENPHPPTQALIDDVARSVHEAAAGLHRYPDRDAVALRRDLAAYLSAQTGVPLGVENVWAANGSNEILQQLLQAFGGPGRTAIGFVPSYSMHPIISDGTHTEWLQAARADDFSLDVDAAVAAVAERQPDVVMVASPNNPSGQSISLTDLRRLLHAAPGMVIVDEAYGEFSSRPSAVQLVAEYPAKLVVTRTMSKAFAFAGGRLGYLVATPAVIEAMLLVRLPYHLSSLTQAAARAALRHADDTLASVAALIAERKRVAAELARMGFRVIPSDANFVLFGQFADAPAAWQRYLDAGVLIRDVGIPGFLRATTGLAEENDEFLKASAHIATTELAQPLVEIASAAKPGAAGHHQDD; translated from the coding sequence ATGAGCGACCGCCCCAGGCTCGACCAGCTGCCGTTGCGCGACGACCTGCGCTGTAAAACTCCTTACGGTGCACCGCAATTGGCCGTACCAGTGCGGCTGAACACCAACGAGAACCCGCACCCGCCCACCCAGGCGCTCATCGACGACGTCGCGCGGTCGGTGCATGAAGCCGCCGCTGGGTTACACCGCTATCCCGACCGTGACGCGGTAGCCCTGCGTCGCGACCTGGCCGCGTATCTGTCCGCGCAGACCGGTGTCCCGCTCGGTGTCGAAAATGTTTGGGCTGCAAACGGTTCCAACGAGATTCTGCAGCAGCTGTTGCAGGCGTTCGGCGGGCCTGGCCGGACTGCGATCGGTTTCGTTCCGTCGTATTCCATGCACCCGATCATCTCCGACGGTACTCACACCGAGTGGCTGCAGGCGGCTCGCGCCGACGATTTCAGCCTCGACGTCGACGCCGCCGTCGCCGCGGTCGCCGAGCGCCAGCCCGACGTGGTGATGGTTGCCAGTCCCAATAACCCGTCCGGGCAGAGTATTTCGTTGACAGACCTGCGGCGGTTGCTGCATGCGGCGCCTGGGATGGTGATCGTCGACGAGGCCTACGGCGAGTTCTCGTCGCGACCCAGCGCGGTCCAGCTGGTGGCCGAGTATCCGGCCAAGCTCGTCGTCACCCGCACCATGAGCAAGGCTTTCGCGTTCGCCGGCGGCCGGCTGGGCTATCTGGTCGCCACCCCCGCGGTGATCGAGGCGATGTTGTTGGTGCGGTTGCCTTATCACCTGTCGTCGCTGACGCAGGCCGCGGCCCGGGCGGCGCTGCGCCACGCCGACGACACGCTGGCCAGCGTGGCCGCGCTGATCGCCGAACGCAAACGGGTAGCAGCGGAGTTGGCCCGCATGGGTTTTCGGGTGATCCCTAGCGACGCCAACTTCGTGTTGTTCGGGCAGTTCGCCGACGCCCCCGCCGCCTGGCAACGCTACCTTGACGCTGGTGTGCTGATTCGCGACGTCGGCATCCCGGGATTTTTGCGCGCCACCACGGGACTCGCCGAGGAGAACGACGAGTTTTTGAAGGCCAGCGCACACATCGCGACCACTGAACTGGCCCAGCCGCTGGTGGAGATCGCAAGCGCGGCAAAGCCGGGCGCAGCGGGTCACCACCAAGATGACTAG
- the hisH gene encoding imidazole glycerol phosphate synthase subunit HisH encodes MTRKSVVVLDYGSGNLRSAQRALERVGASVTVSADPDAASRADGLVVPGVGAFAACMEGLRKVNGDKLIAERVAAERPVLGICVGMQILFARGIEFGVESLGCGQWPGAVTRLDAPVIPHMGWNVVTAAPGGALFKGLDADTRFYFVHSYAAQRWEGAADALLTWASYHVPFLAAVEDGPLAATQFHPEKSGDAGAVLLSNWVEGL; translated from the coding sequence GTGACCCGAAAGTCGGTGGTGGTCCTCGACTACGGCTCGGGCAACCTGCGTTCCGCGCAGCGGGCGCTCGAACGCGTCGGGGCTTCGGTGACGGTGAGCGCCGACCCCGACGCCGCCTCGCGGGCCGACGGTCTGGTCGTGCCCGGTGTGGGCGCGTTCGCGGCCTGTATGGAAGGGCTTCGGAAAGTCAACGGCGACAAGCTGATCGCTGAACGAGTCGCTGCCGAGCGGCCGGTATTGGGCATCTGTGTGGGCATGCAGATTTTGTTTGCGCGGGGGATCGAGTTCGGCGTCGAATCACTCGGTTGCGGGCAGTGGCCAGGAGCGGTCACCCGACTCGATGCCCCGGTGATTCCGCACATGGGCTGGAACGTGGTGACGGCCGCACCGGGCGGCGCGCTGTTCAAAGGCCTGGACGCGGACACCCGCTTTTATTTCGTGCACTCATATGCGGCGCAGCGCTGGGAGGGCGCGGCCGACGCGCTGCTGACGTGGGCCAGCTACCACGTGCCGTTTCTGGCCGCGGTCGAGGACGGTCCGCTGGCCGCCACCCAGTTCCACCCGGAAAAGAGCGGCGACGCCGGCGCGGTCCTGCTGAGCAATTGGGTCGAGGGGCTATGA
- a CDS encoding nitroreductase family deazaflavin-dependent oxidoreductase, whose amino-acid sequence MSVQDRPNSAPGVPMIFPPWLERLQVKYMNPALKPFARYLPGAALIKHRGRKSGKPYETIVTAYRKGNLLAIVLGHGKTDWVKNVLAAGEADVQFLRRSVHLTNPRILPAGTAGPELPWPARMQGRRIAVFVADIA is encoded by the coding sequence ATGTCCGTACAGGATCGTCCCAACAGCGCTCCCGGCGTGCCGATGATCTTCCCGCCGTGGCTGGAGCGACTGCAGGTCAAGTACATGAACCCGGCTCTTAAGCCGTTTGCGCGTTATCTGCCCGGCGCGGCACTCATCAAGCACCGCGGCCGCAAGTCCGGCAAGCCCTACGAGACGATCGTGACCGCGTACCGCAAGGGCAACCTGTTGGCGATCGTGCTCGGGCACGGCAAAACCGACTGGGTGAAAAACGTGCTGGCCGCCGGCGAAGCCGATGTGCAATTCCTTCGGCGATCGGTCCACCTCACCAACCCACGGATTCTGCCCGCCGGTACCGCCGGCCCAGAGCTGCCGTGGCCCGCCCGGATGCAAGGGCGCCGGATCGCCGTGTTCGTCGCCGATATCGCCTGA
- a CDS encoding lipase family protein, with the protein MDRATLASPTGAEWIARPLHQELRRKERPVLPPDDPFYQPPPGFEHALPGTVLRSRDVELAFLGLVPQRATATQLLYRTTDMNGKPEAAVTTVIVPAEVAPGQPCPLLSYQCAIDAVASRCFPSYALRRYAKAIGALAPLEFLLITAALAEGWAVSVPDHEGRHGMWGAPYQPGYCILDGVRAALGSERTVLSPSAPVALWGYSGGGLATAWAAEVCADYAPELDIVGAVLGSPVGDLAHTFRRLNGGPLAGLPALVIAALAHVYPDLDRVIKTHTNEAGRALLRQLEDMTTVGAVIRMAGKNVNRYLDRPLEEILEMPEVQDVFDNIKLGTAVPAPPILIVQAVHDYLIAVEDIDALADAYSGGGADVTYHRDAFNEHLLLHPLSAPMTLRWLQARFARRPLNERRLRTTWPTLFNPATYIGMARLGVIAAKVLTGRPVHRRPL; encoded by the coding sequence ATGGACCGTGCCACGCTCGCCAGCCCGACCGGGGCCGAATGGATCGCCCGGCCTTTGCACCAGGAGCTGCGGCGCAAGGAGCGCCCGGTGTTGCCCCCGGACGACCCGTTCTACCAGCCGCCGCCCGGGTTCGAGCACGCGCTGCCGGGCACCGTGCTGCGCTCCCGCGACGTCGAGCTGGCCTTTCTCGGGCTGGTACCGCAGCGGGCCACCGCCACCCAGCTGCTGTACCGGACCACCGACATGAACGGCAAGCCGGAGGCGGCGGTGACCACGGTGATCGTTCCCGCCGAGGTCGCGCCCGGGCAGCCGTGCCCGCTGCTGTCGTACCAGTGCGCGATCGACGCGGTGGCGTCCCGCTGCTTTCCGTCCTACGCGCTGCGGCGTTACGCGAAGGCGATCGGAGCGTTGGCGCCACTGGAGTTTTTGCTGATCACGGCGGCCCTGGCCGAGGGCTGGGCGGTGTCGGTGCCCGATCACGAAGGCCGTCACGGCATGTGGGGCGCGCCTTACCAACCTGGTTATTGCATTCTCGACGGGGTCCGCGCCGCGCTCGGCTCGGAGCGCACCGTGCTGTCGCCGTCGGCACCGGTGGCGCTGTGGGGCTACTCCGGCGGGGGGCTGGCCACCGCGTGGGCGGCCGAAGTGTGCGCCGACTACGCGCCTGAGCTGGACATCGTCGGTGCGGTGCTGGGCTCGCCCGTCGGCGACCTGGCCCACACATTCCGGCGGCTCAACGGCGGCCCACTGGCTGGGTTGCCGGCATTGGTGATCGCTGCGCTGGCGCACGTCTATCCCGACCTGGACCGGGTGATCAAGACGCACACCAATGAAGCGGGGCGGGCTTTGCTTCGCCAGCTGGAGGACATGACGACGGTCGGGGCCGTCATCCGGATGGCCGGCAAGAACGTGAATCGGTACCTCGACCGGCCGCTCGAGGAGATCCTCGAGATGCCCGAAGTGCAAGATGTTTTCGACAACATCAAACTGGGCACCGCGGTCCCGGCACCGCCGATCCTCATCGTGCAGGCGGTACACGACTACCTCATCGCGGTCGAGGACATCGATGCGCTTGCCGACGCCTACTCGGGCGGTGGTGCCGACGTCACGTATCACCGGGACGCCTTCAACGAGCACCTGCTGTTGCATCCGCTCTCGGCACCCATGACCCTGCGCTGGCTGCAGGCCCGCTTCGCGCGTCGACCGCTCAACGAGCGTCGGCTCCGCACCACGTGGCCGACGCTGTTCAATCCCGCGACCTACATCGGCATGGCCAGACTGGGTGTCATCGCGGCGAAGGTCCTGACCGGCAGGCCGGTGCACCGCCGCCCGCTGTAA
- the nadA gene encoding quinolinate synthase NadA, with protein MTVLNRTETLVDELAAEIVDSPGGYTGVDGSEQWAAAIRRLAQLRNATILAHNYQLPAIQDVADHVGDSLALSRVAAGAPEDTIVFCGVHFMAETAKILSPHKTVLIPDQRAGCSLADSISVDELRAWKDEHPGAVVVSYVNTTAAVKALTDICCTSSNAVDVVNSIDPDRDVLFCPDQFLGAHVRRVTGRKNLHVWAGECHVHAGINGDELADRARRHPDAELFVHPECGCATSALYLAGEGAVPEDRVKILSTGGMLDAARVTRARQVLVATEVGMLYQLRRAAPEVDFQAVNDRASCKYMKMITPAALLRCLLDGVDEVDVDPETSALARRSVQRMIEIGQPGGGE; from the coding sequence ATGACGGTCCTGAATCGCACGGAAACCCTGGTAGACGAGCTGGCCGCGGAGATCGTCGACTCCCCGGGCGGCTACACCGGTGTGGACGGCAGCGAACAATGGGCCGCGGCGATTCGCCGGCTCGCGCAACTGCGCAATGCCACCATCTTGGCGCACAACTATCAGCTGCCGGCCATCCAGGACGTCGCCGACCATGTCGGCGACTCGTTGGCGCTGTCGCGGGTGGCGGCCGGCGCGCCCGAGGACACCATCGTGTTTTGCGGCGTGCATTTCATGGCCGAGACCGCCAAAATCCTGAGCCCGCACAAGACCGTGCTCATCCCCGACCAGCGGGCCGGCTGTTCGCTGGCCGACTCCATCAGCGTCGACGAGCTGCGCGCCTGGAAGGACGAGCATCCGGGCGCGGTCGTGGTGTCCTACGTCAACACCACCGCCGCGGTCAAGGCGCTTACCGATATCTGCTGCACGTCGTCCAACGCCGTCGACGTGGTCAACTCCATCGATCCCGACCGCGACGTCCTGTTTTGTCCCGACCAATTTTTGGGCGCGCATGTCCGGCGGGTGACCGGCCGCAAGAACCTGCACGTGTGGGCCGGCGAATGCCACGTGCATGCCGGCATCAATGGCGACGAGCTCGCCGACCGGGCTCGCCGCCACCCCGACGCCGAATTATTCGTGCACCCCGAATGTGGTTGCGCCACTTCAGCTTTGTATCTCGCCGGAGAGGGCGCCGTCCCGGAAGACCGGGTGAAGATTCTGTCCACCGGCGGCATGCTGGACGCCGCCCGCGTCACCCGCGCCCGACAGGTGCTGGTGGCCACCGAGGTGGGCATGCTGTATCAGCTGCGGCGCGCGGCGCCCGAGGTCGACTTCCAGGCCGTCAACGACCGGGCATCGTGCAAGTACATGAAGATGATCACCCCCGCCGCGCTGCTGCGCTGCCTGCTCGACGGCGTCGACGAGGTCGACGTGGATCCCGAGACGTCGGCGCTGGCGCGGCGCAGCGTGCAACGGATGATCGAGATCGGGCAGCCGGGCGGCGGCGAATGA